One segment of Natronosalvus halobius DNA contains the following:
- a CDS encoding ATP-binding protein: MASTATGKFDLNMEEVLEAWGPADALRELLANALDEQALTDTAEPEVFKRDGCWHIRDYGRGLRYDHLTQSEDEEKLANPDTVIGKFGVGLKDSLATCHRHGIDITIHSTYHTFSLEHAPKHGFEDISTLHVHVQEPQKDIEGTEVVLDGIIDEQVEAAKQNFLRFSDEERLEETRFGEVYRSDPDKESAIYVTGLKVATEENFLFSYNITNTTKQIRDALNRERSNVGRTAYTARVKRILQACESEVVATALTDDMENFLDGTTHDELQWKPIQVHAVKVLNARRDVVVATAEEQGAHRDLVTHAHQDGYEVVTIPNRVRDAIADEVDTEGDIIRDLDLYRTEYNESFEYEWVDETDLTDAEREVWELQEPLFEIVNRPPLVKDMRISETLRVTDMHDEDSTLGVWEGVEGRIIVKRDVLADPKEFLATVLHEVAHPMSGAPDQTLSFEHALTQLLGQVSYHAVQD, from the coding sequence ATGGCATCGACAGCCACGGGGAAGTTCGACCTCAACATGGAGGAAGTGCTGGAGGCGTGGGGTCCCGCAGACGCGCTCCGCGAACTGCTCGCCAACGCACTCGACGAGCAGGCACTCACGGACACCGCCGAACCAGAGGTGTTCAAACGGGATGGCTGCTGGCACATCCGCGACTACGGGCGCGGTCTCCGCTACGACCACTTGACGCAGTCCGAAGACGAGGAGAAACTCGCCAACCCCGACACGGTCATCGGCAAATTCGGCGTCGGGCTCAAGGATTCGCTCGCGACGTGCCACCGTCACGGTATCGACATCACCATTCACTCCACGTACCACACGTTTTCCCTCGAACATGCGCCGAAACACGGCTTCGAAGACATTTCGACGCTACACGTCCACGTCCAGGAGCCTCAGAAGGATATCGAAGGGACAGAAGTCGTCCTCGATGGGATAATCGACGAACAGGTCGAGGCGGCGAAGCAGAACTTCCTCCGTTTTTCCGATGAGGAGAGATTAGAGGAGACGCGGTTCGGCGAGGTGTACCGCTCCGACCCCGACAAGGAGTCGGCCATCTACGTCACTGGTCTCAAGGTTGCAACTGAAGAGAACTTTCTCTTCAGCTATAACATCACCAACACGACGAAGCAGATTCGCGACGCGTTGAACCGTGAGCGGTCGAACGTCGGGCGCACGGCGTACACAGCGCGAGTGAAGCGGATACTTCAGGCGTGCGAGTCCGAAGTGGTCGCCACAGCACTCACGGACGATATGGAGAATTTCCTCGATGGGACGACCCACGATGAGCTACAATGGAAGCCCATCCAGGTCCACGCGGTGAAGGTGTTGAACGCGCGGCGCGACGTCGTTGTCGCGACCGCCGAAGAACAGGGTGCACACCGCGACTTGGTGACGCACGCACATCAGGACGGATACGAGGTAGTAACGATACCGAACCGCGTCCGCGACGCTATCGCTGACGAAGTCGACACTGAGGGTGACATCATCCGCGATTTAGACCTGTATCGGACGGAGTACAACGAGAGCTTTGAGTACGAGTGGGTCGATGAAACCGACCTCACGGACGCAGAGAGAGAAGTGTGGGAGCTCCAAGAGCCGCTGTTCGAGATAGTGAACCGCCCGCCACTCGTTAAGGATATGCGGATTTCTGAGACGCTACGGGTGACTGATATGCACGACGAGGACAGCACGCTCGGCGTCTGGGAGGGCGTCGAGGGACGCATCATCGTCAAGCGAGACGTGCTAGCCGACCCGAAAGAGTTCCTCGCCACCGTTCTCCACGAGGTGGCCCACCCGATGAGCGGAGCGCCAGACCAGACCCTGTCGTTCGAACACGCGCTGACGCAACTGCTCGGCCAGGTCAGCTACCACGCCGTGCAGGACTGA
- a CDS encoding site-specific integrase — MRVERNADGTYNVWMSRNEYQRLVRCTESTEEEIALRLMGDCGLRSKEVLNARYSDVKRSGNGNSYFLRVRHGKDSTGEKLGGKYRETWLPDDLEMRLYKFKEENDLEHDEPLVQVSRRTLNNWVSYAGNDAANQYNDEDYHKVSTHDLRRQWAQHLLVEQRVNPRVVMSLGGWGSYSAIEPYLNAPSEKHIVEEMHGIL; from the coding sequence ATGAGAGTTGAACGGAACGCGGATGGAACGTACAACGTGTGGATGAGTCGCAATGAGTATCAGCGATTAGTCCGCTGCACCGAATCCACTGAAGAGGAAATCGCTCTTCGATTGATGGGGGACTGTGGTCTTCGCAGCAAAGAGGTCCTCAACGCTCGTTATTCAGACGTCAAACGCTCTGGAAACGGTAACAGCTACTTCCTCCGTGTTCGGCACGGGAAGGATAGCACGGGAGAGAAGCTTGGTGGTAAGTACCGTGAGACCTGGCTTCCCGACGACCTCGAAATGCGTTTGTATAAATTCAAGGAAGAAAATGACCTCGAACATGATGAACCACTTGTCCAGGTCTCACGTCGAACCCTGAACAACTGGGTGTCCTACGCTGGCAATGATGCAGCCAACCAATACAACGACGAGGATTACCACAAGGTCTCGACACACGACCTCCGTCGACAGTGGGCACAGCATCTGTTGGTCGAACAGCGTGTGAACCCTCGTGTGGTCATGTCTCTTGGTGGGTGGGGGTCATATTCGGCCATCGAGCCATATCTGAACGCGCCATCGGAGAAGCACATCGTTGAGGAGATGCACGGGATTCTGTGA
- a CDS encoding 30S ribosomal protein S6e → MVSYTIVVGDSDTGSSYQLEVDGQDANRFVGKSINDEVDGDAVGLDGYTLKITGGSDESGRPLNESTSGTNLKQVLMGERQTGYKPKRDGERRRVTTRGREISDSTVQINTSIISSGDTPAEELLESE, encoded by the coding sequence ATGGTTAGTTACACTATTGTGGTCGGTGATTCCGATACAGGCTCGTCGTACCAGCTTGAAGTAGATGGTCAGGATGCTAATAGATTCGTCGGGAAATCAATCAATGACGAAGTCGACGGTGATGCAGTGGGACTTGACGGATACACACTCAAAATCACGGGTGGGTCTGACGAATCTGGCCGACCGCTTAATGAGTCAACCAGTGGAACGAATCTGAAGCAAGTACTGATGGGTGAACGACAGACAGGTTATAAGCCAAAGCGAGATGGCGAGCGTCGAAGAGTCACAACCCGTGGTCGAGAGATTTCTGACTCTACCGTTCAAATCAATACTTCAATCATTAGCTCAGGCGATACTCCCGCCGAGGAACTTCTCGAAAGCGAGTAA
- a CDS encoding DNA methyltransferase, with product MNTTQNNEVDTLKHQSNIGRLDDVSIHSWYRFVYAYSDRVITGLAEEFGITQDDLILDPFNGTGTTALAAKKLGIDAIGTDTSPASVLSARAKTNWDVDLDKFRKRRTELLDTLEPIFRQISSEENKTLSDFTDEEKEEISLEKYDFSEPKKIPKGWLSEKPLKKMKVLRYHVEEMPDDEVTDLFKLAMIAILPEDVGNVRFGPEATRDRKQEGDKDVFMFFEQKLRQMEDDLKKVQRTMHKDNVQLGKVEIIQGDARKIGDKLKEESKLLNSEKHEGEIDYLITSPPYPAEHDYTRNQRLELIWLGAADNNKELQKIKKSNIRSHTKNIYVADNEGEQVNIRENDHINEIVTKMENYIVDEDISHGFGNYYPRVIEEYFAGMQHHFEQVYDIMAPGGKAAYVVGDSGSYWQFEVPTAKILGELAENRVGFADTEINLWRNMAATTADYDDIEENILILTMPE from the coding sequence ATGAATACGACTCAAAACAACGAGGTTGATACGTTGAAGCACCAGAGCAATATTGGACGACTCGATGATGTGAGTATTCATAGTTGGTATAGATTTGTCTATGCGTACTCAGATAGGGTAATTACAGGGTTAGCTGAGGAATTTGGTATCACTCAGGATGACCTAATCTTAGACCCATTTAACGGGACAGGGACCACCGCTCTCGCGGCGAAAAAGCTCGGTATAGATGCGATTGGTACTGATACCAGTCCAGCCAGTGTGCTATCTGCGCGTGCGAAGACGAACTGGGACGTTGACTTAGACAAATTCAGGAAACGACGGACCGAGCTATTAGACACACTTGAGCCTATTTTCCGTCAGATTAGTTCAGAGGAGAATAAGACGCTTTCCGATTTCACCGACGAAGAAAAGGAAGAAATCTCGCTCGAGAAATACGATTTTAGCGAGCCAAAGAAAATACCCAAAGGCTGGTTGAGCGAGAAGCCTTTGAAGAAGATGAAGGTCTTGCGATATCACGTCGAGGAAATGCCAGACGATGAGGTAACAGACCTATTCAAATTGGCGATGATTGCCATCCTCCCTGAGGATGTAGGCAATGTCCGCTTCGGCCCTGAAGCTACTCGCGACCGTAAGCAAGAGGGTGACAAGGATGTTTTCATGTTCTTCGAGCAAAAGCTGCGCCAGATGGAGGACGACCTCAAGAAAGTCCAGCGAACCATGCACAAGGATAATGTGCAACTTGGCAAAGTTGAAATCATCCAAGGTGACGCTAGGAAGATTGGTGACAAACTCAAGGAGGAGTCTAAGCTTCTGAACAGTGAGAAGCACGAAGGTGAAATAGACTATCTCATCACCTCACCGCCTTATCCTGCCGAACACGACTATACCAGAAACCAGCGCCTCGAACTCATCTGGTTAGGTGCTGCCGATAACAATAAAGAATTGCAGAAAATCAAGAAGTCGAATATTCGCTCTCATACGAAGAACATCTATGTAGCTGATAATGAAGGAGAGCAGGTCAACATCCGCGAGAACGACCACATTAATGAAATCGTTACGAAGATGGAGAACTACATCGTGGATGAAGATATTTCACACGGGTTTGGAAATTACTATCCTCGGGTGATTGAGGAGTACTTTGCGGGTATGCAGCATCACTTCGAACAGGTCTACGATATCATGGCTCCAGGTGGGAAAGCTGCCTATGTTGTCGGCGACTCGGGCTCCTACTGGCAGTTCGAAGTCCCGACCGCGAAAATCCTCGGGGAGCTTGCTGAGAACCGTGTTGGTTTCGCAGATACAGAAATCAACCTCTGGAGAAACATGGCGGCCACTACAGCAGACTACGACGACATCGAAGAGAATATTCTCATTCTCACGATGCCCGAGTAG
- a CDS encoding helix-turn-helix domain-containing protein gives MTDEAEDFTFQESIYKVLASEVRLRLLKKAAEGEPISAPDLAKSGEFNITAESIVNNLNRLENIGLLESKTVRGPGNRPRKEFSVPKDGKSLKFELVPDDYHFMFEDAGTADF, from the coding sequence ATGACTGATGAAGCGGAGGATTTCACCTTTCAAGAATCCATATACAAGGTTCTCGCCTCAGAGGTTCGCTTGCGGCTCCTGAAGAAAGCAGCGGAAGGGGAGCCAATCTCTGCACCTGATTTAGCTAAATCAGGTGAATTCAATATTACAGCTGAGAGTATAGTGAACAACCTAAACCGACTTGAGAACATAGGGCTTCTTGAATCAAAGACCGTGCGTGGTCCTGGAAACCGCCCTAGGAAAGAATTCTCGGTACCAAAGGACGGGAAGTCGCTTAAGTTCGAATTAGTTCCCGACGATTACCATTTTATGTTTGAGGACGCAGGCACGGCTGATTTCTAA
- a CDS encoding TATA-box-binding protein: MLDAEQTNEDYLSEDVSIANIVASARFDMEIELSAVAGELVSLESGLVEKFEHRYEKGNRLIISISNNNAVVILTASGVHVLTGAKSHEELIDARQKFYLVLEEISLLHSAEVEDIRFIDKFSVRNLVCVGELDSEVNLNAASIELGLENTEYEPEQFPGLIYRPDGSSETLLIFASGKIVITGSSDTETSQELFEQLRNRLSELLE; the protein is encoded by the coding sequence ATGTTAGATGCCGAGCAGACGAATGAAGATTATCTATCTGAAGACGTATCTATCGCGAATATCGTTGCTTCTGCTCGGTTTGATATGGAAATCGAGTTATCTGCAGTAGCTGGAGAATTAGTATCACTTGAGAGTGGATTGGTGGAAAAATTTGAACACCGATACGAAAAAGGCAACAGACTCATAATAAGTATATCTAACAATAATGCAGTAGTCATACTCACCGCTTCGGGCGTACATGTTCTTACAGGCGCAAAATCCCATGAGGAACTGATTGATGCTCGGCAAAAATTCTACCTAGTACTAGAGGAAATCAGCTTACTTCACTCAGCTGAAGTCGAGGATATTAGATTCATAGACAAATTTAGCGTGAGAAACCTGGTTTGTGTAGGTGAACTCGACTCAGAGGTGAATCTAAATGCTGCATCAATTGAATTGGGTCTCGAGAATACGGAATACGAACCCGAGCAATTTCCAGGGCTGATATATCGTCCTGATGGAAGTTCTGAGACTCTCTTAATATTTGCATCTGGTAAAATAGTTATCACTGGTAGCAGTGACACAGAAACATCTCAAGAGCTCTTCGAACAACTCAGGAATAGGTTGAGTGAATTGTTAGAATAG
- a CDS encoding BlaI/MecI/CopY family transcriptional regulator — protein MGQYEIAKMLYSSDREVRFEKIQRHTGNVESSVRTSLHKLMKKDLVVEEKSGKVYKWNPEATKEDLESIRTYTIDELRD, from the coding sequence ATGGGTCAGTACGAGATTGCGAAAATGCTCTACAGTTCTGATAGAGAGGTTCGCTTTGAAAAAATCCAGCGGCATACTGGTAATGTTGAGTCATCTGTCCGAACATCTCTACATAAATTGATGAAAAAGGACCTCGTGGTCGAGGAGAAATCTGGGAAAGTCTACAAGTGGAACCCAGAGGCCACTAAAGAGGATTTAGAATCAATTCGTACGTATACGATAGATGAGTTGCGGGATTGA
- a CDS encoding DUF7344 domain-containing protein, with the protein MHALCADEQRRLLIEFLYSHANGWCTQAELIDYISENSEQHMSHKAIRLRLIHSHLPCLEDIGVIRYHKQTKAVHNWDDDIVEELYELGHS; encoded by the coding sequence ATGCACGCATTGTGTGCCGACGAGCAACGACGACTTCTCATTGAGTTCCTGTATTCACACGCGAATGGTTGGTGTACTCAAGCAGAACTTATCGATTACATCTCGGAAAACAGTGAACAACATATGAGCCACAAAGCGATTCGTCTTAGACTCATACATAGTCATTTACCATGTCTTGAGGATATAGGCGTAATACGCTACCACAAGCAAACAAAAGCGGTCCACAATTGGGATGATGACATAGTTGAGGAATTATACGAATTAGGACACTCTTGA
- a CDS encoding MATE family efflux transporter codes for MSDESDASSDRPVQDGDGDADVGDDGNDDAPADHTPADTSASITEGSLVRPLFRLAWPIVVIQLLQVTYNVVDTLYLGRLSAEAVGAISLAFPLIFLLIAIAGGFTTAGAILVAQYTGAKGDRSAGLVAGQTLSFVGLLSVFIGIAGYFYTRPALELLPSDQETAASVIPLAADYMEVIFLGIPLMFGFFVFSALMRGYGDTRTPMLVMVVSVFLNVLLDPFFIFGFADNPLFVWLNLEGLEAALYAWTGFSGLGIQGAAFATIAARGVATVMGLWILFTTASGPAVRFEHLPLDREIIGDIVRLGVPSTVEQTTSAMAMITLTAMIVTFSPPVVAAYGLGNRLISLVFLPAMGLGRAIDTMVGQNLGADRSDRAERSVWLAASTGAGVMVVVAVIAVAFTEPIVSVFLGDVPDAPATIAYGVEYVRIRSVEFAFIGVSQVILGAFRGAGNTKTAMVISMLTLWVGRVVSVLVLAFSWSVTIPGVGITLAALGWGETGVWTGMALGNVLGATVGVAWFTRGTWKEKYIDDADVGDVGEDQGLEVGAEGDAVGEAEAKGDGGKVGDEVGENTTKAEPETEPTTARDED; via the coding sequence GTGAGCGACGAGTCAGACGCCTCGAGCGACCGGCCAGTCCAGGACGGCGACGGCGACGCCGACGTCGGCGACGATGGCAACGACGACGCCCCAGCCGACCACACTCCCGCCGACACCAGCGCATCGATCACCGAGGGCAGCCTCGTCCGACCGCTCTTTCGCCTCGCCTGGCCCATCGTCGTCATCCAGTTGCTGCAGGTCACCTACAACGTCGTCGACACTCTCTACCTCGGCCGGCTCTCCGCCGAGGCCGTCGGCGCGATCAGCCTCGCCTTCCCGCTCATATTCTTACTTATCGCTATCGCCGGCGGCTTCACCACCGCCGGCGCGATTCTCGTCGCTCAGTACACCGGTGCAAAAGGGGATCGATCCGCGGGTCTCGTCGCCGGCCAGACCCTCTCGTTCGTCGGCCTCCTCTCGGTGTTCATCGGCATCGCCGGCTACTTCTACACCCGCCCCGCCCTCGAGCTCCTGCCCAGCGACCAGGAGACCGCCGCGTCGGTGATTCCGCTGGCCGCAGACTACATGGAGGTCATCTTTCTCGGCATCCCCCTCATGTTCGGCTTCTTCGTCTTCTCGGCGCTCATGCGCGGCTACGGCGACACCCGAACCCCGATGCTCGTGATGGTCGTCTCCGTCTTCCTCAACGTCCTGCTCGACCCGTTCTTCATCTTCGGGTTCGCCGACAACCCCCTGTTCGTCTGGCTCAACCTCGAGGGCCTCGAGGCCGCCCTCTACGCCTGGACCGGCTTTTCTGGCCTGGGGATCCAGGGCGCCGCGTTCGCGACGATCGCCGCCCGTGGCGTCGCGACCGTGATGGGACTGTGGATCCTCTTCACCACCGCGAGCGGGCCGGCCGTGCGCTTCGAGCACCTTCCACTGGACCGCGAGATCATCGGGGACATCGTTCGCCTCGGCGTGCCGAGCACGGTCGAACAGACCACGAGCGCGATGGCGATGATCACGCTCACCGCCATGATCGTCACGTTCTCGCCGCCGGTGGTCGCCGCCTACGGCCTGGGCAACCGGCTGATCTCGCTCGTCTTCCTGCCCGCGATGGGGCTCGGCCGCGCCATCGACACCATGGTCGGCCAGAACCTCGGTGCCGACCGGAGCGACCGCGCCGAACGCTCGGTCTGGCTCGCCGCCTCGACTGGCGCCGGCGTAATGGTCGTCGTCGCCGTGATCGCCGTCGCCTTCACCGAACCCATCGTTAGCGTCTTCCTCGGCGACGTCCCCGACGCCCCCGCGACCATCGCCTACGGCGTCGAGTACGTCCGCATCCGCTCCGTCGAGTTCGCCTTTATCGGTGTCTCACAGGTGATCCTCGGCGCCTTCCGCGGCGCCGGCAACACGAAGACCGCGATGGTCATCTCGATGCTCACCCTCTGGGTCGGTCGCGTCGTGAGCGTCCTCGTGCTGGCGTTCTCCTGGTCGGTCACGATTCCTGGCGTCGGGATTACCCTGGCCGCTCTCGGCTGGGGCGAAACCGGCGTCTGGACCGGCATGGCCCTGGGGAACGTCCTCGGCGCCACCGTGGGGGTCGCCTGGTTCACCCGCGGTACCTGGAAGGAGAAGTACATCGACGACGCGGACGTGGGTGATGTCGGGGAGGACCAGGGGCTCGAGGTGGGTGCTGAAGGCGACGCAGTAGGAGAAGCGGAAGCAAAAGGAGACGGTGGCAAAGTGGGAGACGAAGTAGGAGAAAACACAACCAAGGCCGAACCCGAAACCGAACCAACGACCGCTCGAGACGAAGACTAG
- the hisG gene encoding ATP phosphoribosyltransferase: MRLAVPNKGRLHDPTIDLLERAGLHLENGAARKLYADTVDPEVTILFARAADIPEYVADGAADLGITGYDQYREADIATVSELLDLEFGRCRLVLAAPEDGDIDTVEDLAGKTVATEFPTVTRQFFDERGLEPAIVEVTGATELTPHVEMADAIVDITSTGTTLKMNRLAIVEEVLSSSVRLFAREDVLEEPKVQEIRTALSSVLAADGKRYLMMNVPRDRLQDVREVIPGMGGPTIMDIANGGGESVAVHAVVDEREVFETITDVKNAGASDILVTEIERLVE, from the coding sequence ATGCGTCTCGCCGTCCCCAACAAGGGCCGCCTGCACGACCCGACCATCGACCTCCTGGAGCGGGCCGGCCTCCACCTCGAAAACGGCGCCGCCAGAAAGCTCTACGCCGACACCGTCGACCCCGAGGTCACCATCCTCTTCGCCCGGGCCGCCGACATCCCCGAGTACGTCGCCGACGGGGCAGCCGACCTCGGAATCACCGGCTACGACCAGTACCGGGAAGCCGACATCGCCACCGTCTCGGAACTGCTCGACCTCGAGTTCGGCCGCTGTCGACTCGTGCTCGCGGCGCCCGAGGACGGAGACATCGACACCGTCGAAGACCTGGCGGGCAAGACCGTCGCCACCGAGTTCCCGACCGTCACCCGGCAGTTCTTCGACGAACGCGGGCTCGAACCCGCAATCGTCGAGGTTACGGGCGCGACCGAGCTGACGCCGCACGTCGAGATGGCCGACGCCATCGTCGACATCACCAGCACGGGGACGACCCTGAAGATGAACCGCCTCGCCATCGTGGAGGAGGTCCTCTCGAGTTCCGTCCGCCTGTTCGCCCGCGAGGACGTCCTCGAAGAACCCAAGGTACAAGAGATTCGAACCGCACTCTCGTCGGTGCTGGCCGCCGACGGCAAACGGTACCTGATGATGAACGTTCCCAGAGACCGGCTCCAGGACGTCCGCGAAGTCATCCCCGGCATGGGTGGCCCGACGATCATGGACATCGCCAACGGCGGCGGCGAGTCCGTCGCCGTCCACGCCGTCGTCGACGAGCGCGAGGTGTTCGAGACTATCACCGACGTGAAGAACGCCGGCGCGAGCGACATCCTGGTCACCGAAATCGAGCGACTGGTCGAGTAG